From Panicum hallii strain FIL2 chromosome 2, PHallii_v3.1, whole genome shotgun sequence, a single genomic window includes:
- the LOC112880816 gene encoding proline-rich receptor-like protein kinase PERK3 — translation MLCLAAFLLLALAPPPAAAAAEPGPANDAPSCPYDLATAAQMIPRECHANATAAPGATGCCWYVFAAYIFAAADHANRTGEAFLPRGPAAACSDAFASALLAGGLVSRSLLAGNGSCDLTGDPGKLAAGSRPCQLATIDGVRGLAPSALPNATRLCAAPGLERAPSVGPDTPGCSVCRDAVIATTYEMLASARTKEFVPCGMAATVAVWSTAPPPLERYSAYALCMLQVLENVNSLGTGDLVPSPPPPVASATLSPPAPAASSSSSSKNIVGIAAGSAAAGVAVVACIGFAGVAIARIRRGRRLTAGDSESGDDGSDDDSVASLPPLPREGLYIFTKAELMQATNGYDKKLLLGTGGAGKVYLGHLPSGQRVAIKKIYRAKKVSEFYAEVAVLAKLRHRNLTTLVGYCLGGRGGDHALVYEYLAGGNLWRALFQGELPWRRRLEVAVDVAEGLAYLHGFREGAVVHRDVKPTNVLLSESGTAKLSDFGVSRIVPEGGTHVSTEVRGTRGYVDPESFSAGHVSEAADVYSFGVVLLELATGMRAVVPTPSGGAESIVQAAHWAVTEAGGEPGPAAEAMVDRRLGPVWDRTTVRAVFALACRCVRPYKHERPEIAEVLALLKGMLADYTARLINGDGDELSPDAESSEVTASSSAATPEPVSMPSTSSSTLNTEVMSTPSLQGVE, via the coding sequence ATGCTCTGCCTCGccgccttcctcctcctcgcgctcgCGCCACCACCCGCCGCGGCGGCAGCCGAGCCTGGCCCGGCGAACGATGCGCCGTCGTGCCCGTACGACCTGGCGACGGCGGCGCAGATGATCCCGCGCGAGTGCCACGCGAACGCcacggcggcgccgggcgcCACGGGCTGCTGCTGGTACGTGTTCGCGGCCTACatcttcgccgccgccgaccacgCCAACCGCACCGGCGAGGCCTTCCTCCCGCGCGGTCCCGCGGCCGCGTGCTCCGACGCCTTCGCCTCCGCGCTCCTCGCCGGTGGCCTCGTGTCGCGGTcgctcctcgccgggaacggctCCTGCGACCTCACCGGCGACCCGGGCAAGCTCGCGGCGGGGTCGCGCCCGTGCCAGCTCGCCACCATCGACGGCGTGCGGGGGCTGGCGCCGAGCGCGCTGCCCAACGCCACGCGCCTCTGCGCCGCGCCGGGTCTGGAGCGCGCGCCAAGCGTCGGGCCCGACACGCCGGGCTGCTCCGTGTGCCGCGACGCGGTGATCGCGACCACCTACGAGATGCTCGCCAGCGCGCGCACCAAGGAGTTCGTGCCCTGCGGGATGGCGGCCACGGTCGCCGTCTGGtcgaccgcgccgccgccgctagagCGCTACAGCGCCTACGCGCTCTGCATGCTCCAGGTCCTTGAGAACGTCAACAGCCTCGGCACCGGCGACCTCGtgccctcaccgccgccgccggttgcCTCGGCCACCCTGTCGCCTCCAGCACCAGCCGCTTCCAGCTCTTCCTCGAGCAAAAACATCGTCGGCATCGCCGCCGGCTCTGCTGCAGCAGGCGTGGCGGTCGTCGCTTGCATCGGCTTCGCCGGCGTGGCAATTGCGAGAATCCGTCGCGGGCGTAGGCTGACTGCAGGGGACAGTGAGAGCGGTGACGACGGGAGCGACGACGACTCCGTGGCGTCTCTGCCGCCTCTGCCGCGTGAAGGCTTGTACATCTTCACCAAAGCGGAGCTGATGCAGGCGACGAACGGGTACGACAAGAAGCTCCTGCTCGGCACTGGCGGCGCCGGCAAGGTGTACCTCGGGCACCTACCGTCGGGGCAGCGCGTGGCCATCAAGAAGATATACCGGGCAAAGAAGGTGTCCGAGTTCTACGCCGAGGTGGCCGTGCTCGCCAAGCTGCGGCACCGCAACCTCACCACGCTCGTCGGCTACTGcctcggcggccgcggcggcgaccaCGCGCTGGTGTACGAGTACCTGGCCGGCGGCAACCTGTGGCGCGCGCTGTTCCAGGGCGAGCTGCCGTGGCGCCGCCGGCTGGAGGTGGCCGTGGACGTGGCCGAGGGGCTGGCGTACCTGCACGGGTTCCGCGAGGGCGCCGTGGTGCACCGCGACGTGAAGCCGACCAACGTGCTGCTGTCGGAGTCCGGCACGGCGAAGCTGTCGGACTTCGGCGTGTCGCGCATCGTGCCGGAGGGCGGGACGCACGTGTCCACGGAGGTCCGCGGCACCCGCGGGTACGTGGACCCGGAGAGCTTCAGCGCCGGCCACGTCTCGGAGGCCGCCGACGTGTACAGCTTCGGCGTCGTGCTCCTGGAGCTCGCCACGGGGATGCGCGCCGTGGTGCCGACGCCGTCGGGGGGCGCCGAGTCCATTGTGCAGGCCGCGCACTGGGCCGTCACcgaggccggcggcgagccggggccGGCCGCCGAGGCCATGGTGGACCGGCGGCTCGGGCCGGTGTGGGACAGGACCACCGTGCGCGCCGTGTTCGCGCTGGCGTGCCGGTGCGTGCGCCCGTACAAGCACGAGCGGCCGGAGATCGCCGAGGTGCTCGCCCTGCTCAAGGGTATGCTCGCCGACTACACCGCGCGTCTCAtcaacggcgacggcgacgaatTGTCTCCCGACGCCGAGAGTTCGGAGGTCACGGCCTCGTCGTCGGCCGCGACGCCCGAGCCGGTGTCCATGCCGTCGACGTCGTCGTCCACGCTCAACACCGAGGTGATGTCGACGCCGTCGCTGCAGGGCGTGGAGTAG
- the LOC112883110 gene encoding NAC domain-containing protein 67-like: MVTAAATQRRDAEAELNLPPGFRFHPTDEELVAHYLCARAAGRSPPVPIIAEVDLYRFDPWDLPERALFGRREWYFFTPRDRKYPNGSRPNRAAGTGYWKATGADKPVQHGGRTMGIKKALVFYHGKPPRGVKTEWIMHEYRLADAGGKKPGNGSLRLDDWVLCRLYNKKNEWEKMQQQKEKAMELEASLSHSHSDTRTPESEIDDETFPELGSLPEFDDMGPAPALAPAGAVLPKEEVQDFGNLGGDDWLAGINLDYLQMPGDADFFGNMLASPMAPKAEQDGGFPLF; encoded by the exons ATGGTGACGGCGGCCGCGACGCAGCGCCGTGACGCCGAGGCGGAGCTGAACCTGCCCCCGGGCTTCCGCTTCCACCCCACCGACGAGGAGCTCGTCGCGCACTACCtctgcgcgcgcgccgccgggcGCAGCCCGCCCGTCCCCATCATCGCCGAGGTCGACCTCTACCGCTTCGACCCCTGGGATCTCCCCGAGCGCGCCCTCTTCGGCCGCCGCGAGTGGTACTTCTTCACGCCGAGGGACCGCAAGTACCCCAACGGCTCCCGCCCCAACCGCGCCGCCGGGACCGGGTACTGGAAGGCCACCGGCGCCGACAAGCCTGTCCAGCACGGGGGGCGGACCATGGGGATCAAGAAGGCGCTCGTCTTTTACCACGGGAAGCCGCCGCGCGGGGTCAAGACGGAGTGGATCATGCACGAGTACCGCCTcgccgacgccggcggcaaGAAGCCCGGCAACGGCTCGCTCAGG CTGGACGACTGGGTGCTGTGCCGCCTCTACAACAAAAAGAACGAGTGGGAGAAGATGCAGCAGCAGAAGGAGAAGGCAATGGAGTTGGAGGCGTCGCTCTCGCACTCCCACTCCGACACGCGCACGCCGGAGTCGGAGATCGACGACGAGACGTTCCCGGAGCTGGGATCGCTGCCGGAGTTTGACGACATGGGCCCCGCTCCTGCTCTCGCCCCCGCCGGCGCCGTCCTGCCCAAGGAGGAGGTGCAGGACTTCGGCAACCTCGGCGGCGACGACTGGCTCGCGGGGATCAACCTCGACTACCTGCAGATGCCCGGGGACGCCGACTTCTTCGGCAACATGCTCGCGTCGCCGATGGCTCCCAAGGCGGAGCAGGACGGCGGCTTCCCGTTATTCTGA
- the LOC112880815 gene encoding agamous-like MADS-box protein AGL61, which translates to MVKGQKSKGRQKIEIKPIQNEEARQVCFSKRRQGLFKKASELSILCGAMVGTIVFSAAGRSFSFGHPSIDEIISRFLNSVNPNGPASGGPSHDNGGSVTDAVSKLNMELLELEQSLESEKKRKERLQEATEKEMGGRMMQWLNANVFELGLDELQEFQKKLEEIQAIVKEKINEVMAEARHTPGSLPQPPMDVASTSQSANPLASTAPSSSAAPIDGSEINYALLSGGVHGVGGLGNFPSNQNHG; encoded by the coding sequence ATGGTGAAGGGTCAGAAGTCGAAGGGAAGGCAGAAGATTGAGATCAAGCCCATCCAGAACGAGGAAGCACGTCAGGTATGCTTCTCCAAGCGCCGCCAAGGCCTGTTCAAGAAGGCCAGCGAGCTCTCCATCCTTTGTGGTGCCATGGTTGGTACTATTGTGTTCTCAGCGGCTGGTAGGTCCTTCTCCTTTGGCCATCCCTCTATTGATGAAATCATAAGTCGATTCCTCAATTCGGTCAATCCCAACGGCCCTGCCTCGGGTGGTCCAAGCCATGACAATGGTGGGTCAGTGACAGATGCTGTCAGTAAGCTGAACATGGAGCTCTTAGAGTTGGAGCAGTCGCTGGAGTctgaaaagaagagaaaggaGAGGTTGCAAGAGGCAACTGAGAAGGAAATGGGTGGACGTATGATGCAGTGGTTGAATGCTAATGTCTTTGAATTGGGTCTAGATGAACTGCAAGAGTTCCAGAAGAAGCTGGAAGAAATACAGGCTATTGTCAAAGAGAAGATCAATGAGGTAATGGCAGAAGCAAGGCACACTCCAGGGTCCCTGCCACAACCACCTATGGACGTAGCTTCGACCTCACAGAGTGCCAATCCTTTGGCTTCCACAGCTCCGAGTTCAAGCGCTGCACCCATTGATGGATCTGAAATCAACTATGCCTTGCTTAGTGGTGGTGTCCATGGGGTTGGTGGCCTGGGGAATTTTCCCAGCAACCAAAACCATGGTTGA